In a genomic window of Gammaproteobacteria bacterium:
- a CDS encoding UDP-3-O-acyl-N-acetylglucosamine deacetylase, whose protein sequence is MGDSIRQEFVRQRTLRGTVTVCGIGLHSGRKAQMTLRPAAPNNGVVFRRADLADAPDIPARHDFIVDTRLGTTLGNGNARVATVEHLLSALAGTGIDNAWVDLDGPEVPALDGSASAFVLLVEEAGVERQETPRSYIRVLEEVRVEQGRHWAALLPGEGYTLSYRGDFAHPAFARGGQAHEFEFSAGGYVEQISRARTFGFLHEVAAMRRHGLALGGGLHNAVVFDDYRVVNEGGLRYANEPIRHKLLDAVGDLSLLGRPLIGRYRCFGSGHTLNARLMMELMQRSSAWEEVTGVSCAAGASRRPEPAGRLDSLTGLT, encoded by the coding sequence ATGGGTGATTCCATCCGGCAAGAGTTTGTCCGGCAACGAACCCTGCGCGGCACTGTCACGGTTTGCGGCATAGGTCTGCACAGCGGTCGAAAGGCGCAAATGACACTTCGTCCCGCCGCTCCCAATAACGGAGTGGTGTTTCGGCGCGCGGACCTTGCGGACGCGCCGGACATTCCGGCGCGTCACGACTTCATCGTTGATACCCGGCTCGGAACGACGCTGGGGAACGGCAACGCACGGGTGGCGACGGTGGAGCATCTGCTGTCCGCCCTGGCAGGAACCGGCATCGACAACGCATGGGTCGATCTGGACGGTCCGGAGGTGCCGGCGCTGGACGGCAGTGCTTCGGCTTTCGTTCTGCTCGTGGAAGAAGCGGGTGTGGAGCGACAGGAGACGCCCAGGAGCTATATCCGGGTGCTCGAGGAAGTCCGGGTGGAGCAGGGTCGGCATTGGGCGGCGCTCTTGCCCGGCGAGGGTTACACGCTTTCCTACCGGGGCGATTTCGCCCATCCCGCTTTCGCTCGCGGCGGCCAGGCACACGAATTCGAGTTTTCGGCCGGGGGTTATGTCGAACAGATAAGCCGCGCGCGCACCTTCGGTTTCCTGCACGAGGTTGCGGCCATGCGCCGGCATGGCCTGGCGCTGGGCGGCGGATTGCACAATGCCGTGGTGTTCGACGATTACCGGGTCGTAAACGAGGGTGGCCTGCGCTACGCGAACGAGCCGATACGGCACAAGCTGCTGGATGCAGTTGGCGATTTGTCGCTGCTCGGCCGGCCCCTGATCGGCCGGTACCGCTGCTTCGGGTCGGGCCACACCCTCAACGCCCGCCTGATGATGGAACTGATGCAGCGGTCTTCGGCCTGGGAGGAGGTAACGGGAGTCTCCTGCGCCGCGGGCGCGTCGCGCAGGCCCGAGCCCGCCGGCCGGCTCGACAGTCTTACAGGGCTAACCTGA